The region CGATCCAGAAACGCTCAACACCCTTCCGGAGCGGGAGTTCAGGGCCGGCATGGCGGAAGTGATCAAGTACGGAATCCTTGGCGATCCCGAGCTGTTCCAGTGGCTGGAGGAGAGGCCAGAACCCAACTCAGCCGCTGGCCTTGGCAACAGCCGGCTCGAGAACATTCTGGAACGATCGGCAGCGGCAAAAGCACGGGTGGTTGCTGCGGATGAACGGGAAGGGGGGCTGCGGGCCGTGCTGAATTACGGCCACACCTTCGGTCATGTGGTGGAAACCCTTTGTGGTTACGGCACCTGGCTGCACGGCGAGGCAGTGGCTATCGGGATGGTGGCGGTGGGGCAGTTGGCCGTGAACCGCGGCAGCTGGACGGCGGAGGATGCCGGGCGCCAGACGCAGCTGATCCAGCGCTGTGGGCTACCGACGGCCTGGCCGGATCTGGATCCTGACGCCGTGCTGCGTACCCTTCAGGGAGACAAGAAGGTGAAAGACGGTCGCTTGCGCTTCGTGCTGCCCACGGCCATCGGCCGCGTGGAGATCCGCGATGACATCAGCCGGGACGAGATCCTGCATTGTCTGGATCAGTTGCGAGGCTGAAACGGTCCGCACCAGCCCCGCGGCTGAACAACAGCAAGCGGAAGTCGCCAAGGGCGGCAGGATCCACCAGTCGCAGCAGAGCCTCTCTCCGTCGGAACGCCTCGGCCAGTTCGCTGGCGGGCAACTGCTGCAGCGCATGCAGGTCGTTCGCCAGGCCGAGGGCAAGCAGCGCCTCCCCCTGACGCCTCTGGTCCCGCAGCTGCCAACCGTGGTGTGCAGCGGCCTGGGTCACGGTCTCGATGCAGAGATGGGCGGTGAGGTCCTGCTCCCCGGCATGGGCCAGAGGGTTCATCCCTGCCATGCCATCGCGATAGGCCATGAGTGTCCCCTCCGAGCGTCGGGCGGTGTAATAACGGGAGGCCTCATGGGCGTAATCGATCACCAGCAGGGCCCCATCGGACACCGCTGAAGCCAGCGTCCCGAACCACGGCCACAAGCTGCTGTGCCATTCCGTGGTCCAACCGTCTTCACTGCCAGGCGGGGGTAGCTCCAGTCCACTGGTCTGCAGCTGCTCCTGCAGCGTGTCAGGGAGGGCAAGTGGCGTCGAGGTCAGTTGATCGTTCTGCTCCAGACGCACCCCCTGAAGGGCAAGCTCTCCTTGATGGAGCACCAGGCGATCCACCGGGAAAGCGTCAAGCAGTTCATGGGCCAGTACGACGCCTTGAACGGGAGAGGATTGCAGCTTCTCGATGCCACACCAGCGCACCGGACAGCCGCTGATTCCCTGAAGTCGTTGCTGCTGCCGCTGGCGGAGAGAGGGGCTGCGTTCGACTAGGACAAGCTCACAGCGCTCGATCAGATCGGGATCCTGGCGCGACAGAACAGTCAGCAGATCGGCAGCGAGATCACCTTCACCTGGTCCAACCTCCACCAAGGACAAGGTCGAAGCCTGATCGCACAGGCTGCGCAGCAGATCGATCAGTTGACGACCGAGCAGATTTGCGAAATCAGGACCCAGCGATGGTGACGTCGCGAAGTCCCCTTGGGGACCGATCCGAACCCGGCCTGATCCGTAATAACCGTGTTCTGGATGATGCAGGGCCCAGTCCATGAACTGACGGAAGGGAACCGTGCCACCGGACTGGTGGAGAAGCGTTGCCAACCAGGCCGGACAGTCCGCAGCCGTCGGATTCATTGGAGAGAATGCCCGCCACTACAGCAAGTCCATGGGAACACATCGCATCGCAGGGCTGTGGGCTGTGCTGCTGACAACCCTGATCACCCTGACCGGAGCTCTGCCGGCTCACGCCTACGACAATCCCGAGCTGCTGCCGGACCACCCGACGCCGGTAATCGATCTCGCCAAGGCCTTCACCGATCCCCAACGCTCCAGTTTGGAGAAGAGACTCAACGACGTTGAGGCCTCCACGGGCTGGAAGCTGCGGGTTCTGACGCAGTACGAACGCACCCCAGGTCGGGCCGTGAAGGAATTCTGGGGGCTGGACGAAAGCAGCCTGCTGCTGGTGGCAGACCCCCGTGGCGGCAACCTGCTCAACTTCAACGTGGGCGACGCCTTTTTCGCGTTGATGCCACGCACCTACTGGGTTGAGCTGCAGACGCGATTCGGCAACCAGTACTACGTGAAGGAACACGGTGAGGATGGCGCCATCGTCGATGCCCTCAACGCTGTTGAAGTCTGTCTGGAGAGGGGCGGTTGCCAGGTGGTGCCGGGGCTGCCTCTCGAGCAATGGCTGTGGACCCTCACCACCTCCGCCGTGGGAGGTCTGATTGCAGGATTTGCCGCCTACCCACGCAAGGAAGGCGAAACGGTGGCCTGGGCCTGGTTACTCCTGCTCTCCCCGCTGTGGGTGATGTTGTTTGGAGTGTTCGGCATCGCGCCGGTGATCACCCGCACATCCGACATCCTGCCGATTGTCCGGAATGGCGTGGGATTCCTGGCAGGCGCTGTGGTCGCTTATCTCATTGCTCAAGCAACAGTGGGGCGGCGCCTCAACCAGGAACCGGAGAGTTGAGGGGGCCCTCAGAGCTGGGTCGCGCAGGCGATGCGGGACCCTGTGCAGATCGCTGGGGGCGGAGCCACGTTGAGGGCCAGCTGCTGGCGCTTCTCGTCGCGGATGCGGCGCAGCTCCTGAAGATTCACGTCGTAGAAGGAACGGAGCCGTGAATACTTTTTGACGGGCTGGCCATAAAAACTGCGACCGGCAAGGGTCGGGAACGATGCCCATTCGGGAGCCAGCTTGGCCGTGAGAATCGGGGTAAGAGCGCCTGCATCTGTGAGCCCAAGGGCTTTGCGACGCTGAATGAGGAACAGCGCGCCCTGGTCCTGGGCTTCAGGTCCGAAACCCCGTACACCGATGCTGCGCTTCACCAGGTTCCAGGTAAAAGGCATGAATTGGTAGGCGCCTGCTGCGGCACTGGCGTACCGCGAACGGTAGATCACACGGTTGGGATGGCGGTCGAGCGAGGGCATCAGGCCTCCGCCGAACATCACGCGATAGCCCACATCAAGGCCACCCTTCCAGGTGCCTTCCGCGAAGCGAATGGTATTGAGCATCGCCCGGCGTTCCGGGGTGATTACATAAGGAATGGCCCGGGACGGAACGGCATCGGGCTCACTCAGCAGTTGAGCACGGGAGTCAGAAGGCAGAAGCGTCGCCGCGGTGGGAGCAGGCGAAACCAGCAGCGGCAGGGATCCAGCGATGACGGCCGCGACAAGTGACTTGCGACCAATCAGAGCGTGGATAGCCATAAGAAGCATTCAGGGGGCAGATTCCGAAACGGAGGCCAAAACAATCAGAAGCGGATGATTGTCTTTGGCGAGCGAAAAGAATACCTTTTCCTTTCCTTGCGACTTTGTCGAAGACGAATGCAAGATCAATAAGTATATATGCCAGTCAACAAATCGACCGTTGCATCAGCGTCGGCAGCAATGTCGCCTCTGACACATTTTTTAATTTTTTCGTAATTAATTACACAATTGGTCGCCAACCTGGATCAGCTGCTCAGCCGCCTGCAGAGCCCCACCAGGCGACAGGGGCTCCGCCTTGGCGTGCAACAGCGGTTGATCCAGCTGCCAATCGCCGCCCATCAACTGATCGCGGCTCAGCAGTCGGTGACGTCCATGGCGCGTCAGGCCGTTCATCAAGGCGCTTACCTCAGCGAAATCGCGGCGCTCCACCACGTGCAGGCCCAGATCAAGCGACAAGGCCTCACAGAAGGTGCTGAAGCCCGGCTTGCCGATGTGCCGCTCGCAGAGGGGGAATGCGTCCAGGGGACGCACCCCGGCCGGCAACAGCGTCAGATTGGAGGTACCGGCCAATCGCGCGCAGGTTTTCGGATCGGGCGGACTGGCCATCAGGAAGTGATGATCCGGCCAGTGAGCGAACAGCTGCGGATCCAGCTCCAATCCCATTCCGCCGAAGCCCACTTGGATTATCGGAGAGTCCAGGCCCGCCAGCAACGCTTGCAAGACCTCCGGCAGGGCTCTGGGGCTGCTGCAGACCAGGTCGAGCCGTTGTTCAGGCAGCCCCCAGTCCATGACGAGATCAAAGGGGCAGCGCAGCAACAGCTGCCCACACCGATAGGCCGCCTGCGCACGCTCCGCCATCAGCTCAAACACACCGCCGAAGGGGCGATAGATCGCGTCCCAGCCGAAATTGCTCATCCACACCAGAGGCGCATCAAGCGCTTCAGCCAGCAGCGCCGCAGCGGGAGGAATGTCCCCCAGTATCAACACCGGCAAGCCCTGCTCGCGCACCCAGTTCACCTCCGACTGAACCTGCGCCGGCAGTCGGGCATCGAGTTCGGCCAGGGCGATCAGCGTGGCGGATGGATCGGAACCGAGCGCATCGGCCTGCACCATGCCCACATCCCAGCGACAGGGTCGTTGTTCGATGCCCCCATCCCCCAGCAACAGCGACAGAAAGCCAGAACTGACCATCGAACTCATCACCAGTCGCCAATCCGGGCGAAGCCGGCGCAGCTGCTGGAGCACAGCGGCATCCCTGGCGGCATGCCCAAAGCCATGGCTGCTGCTGCAGACGTAGATCAGCACACCAGAGGCTCCTGTTGTGGCAACAGCTCCTCATGCATCAGTTGGCCGTCCGGTTGATACCAGCGGTGGCTGAGGTGGGTAAGGGCAGGCCCCTCGAACTCCGCCCAGGAGAGATGCAACAAAAGCTTGTTACCGGTATCGCGACCTCTGCGGGGGACGCAGGCGGCATTGAGATACGCCGTGCCACGGCGGTCACGGACCAGGCTCTGACGCAGACCGGAGCCTCGTTTGAGCTGGTGATGCATGTGGCCGAACACCACCAGATCGGGAATGCGGTGACGAGCGATGCGATCGATGGCCAGGGCCAGATCCTGGTCGCCCCAGTCAAGAGCTGGGGTTTTCCAGTCACGACCGCAGGGGCTGGCAGGATCCGAGCCGAGACCGGTGGGTCCGCAGTGGGCCATCACCACCAAGGGCTGATCCGCAGGCACCTCGGCAGCAGCTGTCGCAATGCGCTGCGCCGATTCCTCCAACGACACGGGTCCGTAAATGGCCTCAACGGCTTTGGACAGCTGAAACCCTCCACCGGAACTGCAGGGTCGCCCCCCCACGATCGACAGCGGCAACGGGTCGAGGCGAAGCCGTTGCCAGGCGCAGTGAATACCATCCAGCAGGGTGAGTTGCTGGCGCAGCACACCACCGCTGCGGTCCCGTCCACGGTCGTGATTTCCCAGGATCACTGCCTTGGGATGGGGCAGGGAACGGATCCGACGGGTCAAGCGCAGATCGCCATCGCTGAGATCACCGACGAACAGAACAGCGTCGGGGCGAAGCTGGTTCAGCAAGTGCTCATCCTCCGCACCCCAGGCGCCGTGCAGATCTCCTGCAATCGCGAGACGGAGATGCGTCAGAGCAGATGCCTAGGCTGGGTCCCATCCTGCCCCGTCCGGACTCCGATGAGCGCTGACACCGCCCTCGTTGCGGCGATCAACCGACTCCGGCAGGAGCGCAATGCTGTGATCCTGGCGCACTACTACCAGGAGCCTGAGATCCAGGACATCGCTGATTTCATCGGTGATTCACTCGAGCTGTCCCGCAAGGCCGCCAGCACCGATGCCGATGTGATCGCCTTCTGCGGTGTCCACTTCATGGCGGAAACCGCCAAGATCCTCAGCCCGCAGAAAACAGTTGTGCTGCCAGATCTTGATGCCGGCTGCTCCCTGGCAGACGACTGTCCGGCAGACGACTTCGCGGCCTTCCGCCAGAAGCATCCGGACCATTATGTGGTGAGTTACATCAATTGCACTGCGGCCGTGAAGGCTCAGAGCGATCTGATCTGCACCAGCAGCAATGCCGTGGATCTGGTCCGCCAGCTACCCGCAGAAAGGCCAGTGCTGTTTGCTCCGGATCAGAACCTGGGCCGCTGGGTGCAACAACAGAGTGGACGGGAACTGACCCTCTGGCCGGGACGTTGCATCGTCCATGAAACCTTCAGCGAGGAGGCGGTTCTCCAACTCAAGCTTGAGCACCCCGATGCCGAGGTGATCGCCCACCCGGAGTGCCAGGAGAACCTGCTCGACCTGGCGGACTTCATCGGCTCCACCAGCAAGCTGCTGAACCACACGCACTCGAGTGCGGCTGCCACCTTCATTGTTCTGACAGAGCCGGGAATCCTGCATCAGATGAAGCGGCGGGTACCGACCAAAACCCTGATCGATGTGCCCGGACTCGACGGCTGCAGCTGCAATGCCTGCCCCTACATGCGTCTGAACACACTGCAGAAACTGCACGATTGCCTGGAGACACTTGAACCGGCGGTGGAACTCAACGAGGAGCTTCGCCAACAAGCCCTCAGACCAATCGAACGGATGCTGGAACTGAGTCGCTGAGGCCAGCTGGCTCATTCATCGTCGTATCCGTCGTCGTAGAGATCGTTGAAGCGTTCCACACCAGCCTCACGGAACCGAAACACCGGCGGTCGTTCAGAGGATCGTGATCGTGGCTCGTGGTCCGCAGCCCAGGGTTCGCGGAAATCGCAGTCGTCGTCTTGCCGCATCGGTCTGCTGGCGTGCTTGTTGATCCTCCCAGGTGATCAGCCGTGATTGAACGCACCCATGAGGGGCTGTACTGCCGAGCGGCCGATGCCTGGGTCGACCCTTGGCGTCCGGTCCCCAGAGCCCTAATCACCCATGCCCATGCTGACCATGCTCGTCCCGGATGCGGTGAGTACTGGGCCGTGGCCAGCAGTGAAGGCGTGCTCCGGCAACGCCTCGGGCAAGACATCACCCTGCAACCGGTTCAGTACGGCGAGGAACACTGGCTGGGGCAATGCCGCGTGTCGTTCCACAGCGCCGGTCATGTGTTGGGGTCGGCCCAAATCCGCCTTGAGGTGGATGGTGAAGTGTGGGTGGTAAGCGGGGATTACAAGCGGGATGCCGATCCCAGCTGCGTGCCGTTTGAACCGGTCCCCTGCGACGTGCTGATCACCGAGGCCACCTTCGGGCTGCCCATCTATCGCTGGCAAACCGGAACGGAGATCGCCGAGGAGATTCGGGCCTGGTGGCAGGGTGATCGACAGAGACCATCGCTGTTGTTCTGTTACGCCTTCGGCAAGGCGCAGCGACTGATGGCGGAGCTCAACGCCATCGGTGTGAACGACGAAGTGCTGCTGCACGGCGCCGTTGAAACCGTGACCCGCCACTACCGGGCCGCCGCTGTCCCCATGACGCCCAGCCGGCCGGTGAGTGATCTCCCAAGATCAGACTCCCTGGCCGGACGTTTGGTGCTGGCGCCACCATCCGCCCATCGCTCCAGCTGGATGCGGCGCTTCCGCTCTCCTCAAACGGGTTTTGCCTCAGGCTGGATGGCCGTTCGGGGCGCCAGGCGTCGCCGGGGTTACGAACGCGGCTTTGTGCTGAGCGATCACGCCGACTGGCCTGGGTTAATTCAGACGGTGAGGCAGTCCGGAGCACGCAAGGTTTATGTGACCCACGGCCAGAGTGATGTTCTGGCCCGATATCTGCGCGAGATCGAGGGGATTGAGGCGGAGCCCCTTGAAACCTTGTTCGAAGGGGAAGCGGATTAAAACTTGGCGATGCCTTCGGGAAGCTCGGGCAGATTGAGATTGGCCTGTCGACCTTCAATCGCCGCTTTCAACGACTCAACCAACATGGCGTTGCCGCTGTCTTTGATGGCCTCAAGAGCCTTCTCAAGGCGGCGACGGCGATCCGTTGGGTCATCGGCCACCGTGGTGGTGATGGTGGAGACGCTGCTCTGCGAAACCGTGTTGGTGGCGCGCACTCGATCCAGCTGAGTAGCGAGGCTCTCCCAGAGCAAAGCCATGTCGAGTGATCGTGATAGAACAACTTTCGATCAGAACAGCACAGTTCCGACGAACCACGACAACAGTTCGCGACAAAGACTTACAAATGTTCTCTTAACATTCAATGTTATTTATGGCATCCCATATCGAGACAGGGTTACCGCGGTGTGAGTGACGTCCAGAGGGTCTGTGGGAGCTGCGCCGAAGCCCATCAACGAGGTTGAGCGACTCCGCGCGCTCAGTGAATACAGAATTCTGGGGACAAAGCCTGAAGAGAGTTACGACAACATCACAAGCATGGCGGCCATGATCTGCCATGCTCCTATCGCTCTGATCTCCCTGGTGGATCAAAGTCGGCAGTGGTTTAAATCGAGGGTTGGATGTGACCAGCAACAAACAGAGCGGGATATTTCCTTCTGTGCCCACACCATTCTGAATCCCCAACCACTGATCGTTGAGGATGCTTTGTTTGATCAACGGTTCCAGGACAATCCACTGGTGCGGGAAGATCCCAACATCCGGCTTTATGCAGGCTTTCCACTTAACACACCAAATGATCAAAGGATTGGCACCCTCTGTGTGATTGATCGGATGCCGAAATCATTGACGAGCGTTCAGATTCAGGTGATGCAACGATTAGCGGATCAAGTGGTCACACTGCTGGAACTCCGCAGGAGATCCCTGGATCTTCTGGAAGAGTTCTGCAAACTTCAAGACAGCAAAGGCTTGATCTGCAGTTGCAGCTACTGCCGCAAGATCCGGGATGGCAGCGGAGGCTGGCAGCCATTCGAGGATTACATGATGCGGCACAGCACCTTGAACTTCAGCCATGGGATCTGTCAGGGCTGCATGTCCGAGCACTTCCCGGAGGTCAGCCGGGCAGGCTGTTAATCACCAGAACAACAGGCGCGAGGGCCACAGCGAGAAGGCCGTAGGCGGTAACAGCTCCAGCGAGTCGTTGGCGGGTCATGGGCTTGTCTCAACTTGACACACCATCCGCCCAAAACAGTCGGAACACATCACCCGTCCGGGGGATTGTGCTCACCAACTCCGATACACAAGTCGTCCCATCAACTCCCGGAGAGCCCTGGAACTGTCATCCAAGCTGCGGGAACGGGTTCGTTACGACATCAGCTGGGTTCCACTGGTCAGGATGACCCACAGACGCATGCCTCCATGAAGGCCTTCCAGGCCCTGTTCGATCGACTGGATCGGATGAATGGAACCAACGCCAAGGTGATGGCGCTGGCGGAGCACTTCCGCAGCACGCCCGCTGCTGATGGAGCGTGGGCCCTGCAGCTGCTGCTCGGGAAACGGCGACGGCGGCTGATCACCGGACGACGGCTGAGGGACATTCTTCGGGATCGAGGTGGACTACAGGAATGGCTGATCGCCGACTGCCATGGCCAGGTGGGCGATTCGGCGGAAACCATCAGCCTGCTCTGGCCAGCCGTGAAGGATCGGATCCAAGGCCAAGCAACGGATCTGCCCTCCATCAAGCCAGAGCAGCCGCTGCATTGGTGGATGGAAACCTTGCTGCCAGCGATCGGTGCACTGAAGGACGACGAGCAGGCCGATGCCGTGATCCATCTCTGGCACTCGGTACCGGATGAACTGCACTTCATCGTCAACAAGTTGCTCACCGGCGGCTTTCGCGTCGGCGTGTCCACTGGACTAATCAGCAGGGCGCTTGCCACGGCCTTTGAGCTGGAGGACACCTTGGTGGTGCAGCGGCTGATGGGGGGATTCACGCCCTCAGCGTCTGCATTCCTTGCCTTATCTCGACCTGAGGCTCCTGAAGAACATCAATCCAGCGGTGTGCCTTACCCCTTCTTTCTGGCCAGTCCACTGGAGCCGGAACGCCTCGTTGAGACACCAGCCAGCGGCTGGCGGGTTGAATGGAAATGGGATGGCATCCGCGGCCAGCTGATCCATCGCGGCACGGGCGTTTATCTGTGGAGCCGGGGTGAAGAGCTGGTGAACGACAGCTTTCCGGAGCTCGTGGATGTGGCTGCGGCCTTGCCGCAGGGAACCGTGCTCGATGGGGAGGTGATCTGCTGGCGCGAAGGAGACGAAACACCATTGGGGTTTGATCAATTGCAACGACGCCTTGGGCGCAAAACAGTGGGCAGCACGCTGAAGCGTGAGTGTCCGATGCGGTTCGTCGCCTACGACCTGTTGGAGAGATCCGGCACCGACATCCGCCAGCGTCCCCTGCATGAACGCCTACACCAGCTCGACGATGTCCTGAACCATGTCGACCATTGCGAGGCCTGGCGGCTGCACCGCAGCCCCAGCTGGGTCCTGCAGAGCTGGGGTGAACTGGATCAACAGCGAAACAACGCCCGGGAGGTCAGAGCGGAGGGTCTGATGCTGAAGAACATCGACTCCCCCTATCTCAGCGGGCGCAAGCGTGGCCACTGGTGGAAGCACAAGCTGGAGCCGATGACCCTCGATGCCGTGCTGCTCTACGCCCAGGCCGGTAGCGGACGACGGGCGAATCTGTTCACGGACTACACCTTCGGTCTCTGGAGTGATGCCGCGGAACCCCAGCTGGTGAGTTTTGCCAAGGCCTATTCAGGCCTGAATGATGAGGAGATCCTCGAGCTGGATCGTTGGATACGGCGCAACACCTTGCAGCGGTTCGGGCCGGCACGATCCGTGAAAGCGGAGCTGGTGTTTGAGATCGGATTTGAAGGGATTCATCCCTCCAAACGCCACAAATCGGGCATCGCTGTTCGCTTCCCCAGAATTCTGCGCTGGCGTCGCGACAAACCTGCTGAAGAGGCTGATCGACTTGGCACCGCGCAGACATTGCTGGATATCACAGTAGTTTGATACGAGATCGGTGAATCAGTTGTTGCTGTTCCAGAAGCAATCAATGGCGATTCGCCCTTCCTGCGGAATGACCGTCTTGCGGTTGATCAGGTATTCGACGATGGATTCACCATTGTCCTGGAATACAATAAATTTGTAGTTCAGCACAGAAGCGACAGACCGGTTAAACCCGACGGTAGCCGTCCATGTGTTCTGATTCACGTATTCCATGCGGTAGGCCTTCGCGTGATCCCAATGACCAAGCTCGTCACAATCACCAATGATGGCAATTGATTGACCTGGTTGAGTCTCAAATCCGTTGATCTGGAACACAACCACCAGTGGAGCCTCCACAGGGTTGCCTTCAGCACTGATCACCATGGCCGAATTGCCGTGCACGCGATACCCCTGAAGGCCGCCGTTGCTGATGTTCACGGGAAAGCCTGTGATCAAACAGGTGTAGGAACCATCTGGCATCTGGATATTCTCAGCATCAACAACATGATCATGCTCACTTTTGTTGACCATCACCATCACCGCTGAATCACGGAAATTACGGGTGTAGAGATAGAAGTCGTCATTAATCCAAGCTGTATGGTGAGATCCGAGGGACAGAGCCTGGTTTCGATGACGCAAGTCAAGCAACGTCTGGACCAACTTAAAAGAGTGACTCGACGTATCCCATGACTCCATCATGGGGCGGTTGTAGGGATCTTGACCACCATTCGTAGCATTGTTCAGGTACTGCTCCGTTCCATAAAAGAGACAAGGAACACCCCTGAGAGTGGTGAGGAGAACAAGGGCAAGATCGAGCTTGCGGGAATCAGGGACGATCGACAGGAACCTTGGCATGTCGTGGTTGTCGATGAACGTCACCAATTCATTGGCACGTTGATAAACGCTGTCATAGTTGAGCACCCGTTCAACCTGATGGAAGCCGCCAGGCTCCTGACCAGAAAAACAAAAACGAATGCCATCGCATAGACCGAAGTCAAGAATAGACATGCCGATGTTGTTGGCATAATCAACAGATCGCTGCTCCCAAGGCTTGCTGAATCCGTACTCACCAAACATGAACAAGCCAGGCTTATGTGCCTTCATCGCCGTCGTGAATTCCTGCCAGAACCAAATCGGCATGTGCTTGAGAGTATCTACGCGCAAAGCATCCACCCCAGCATCCAACCACATCTGAATAGCAGACTTAATATAGTCACGGTAATAAATATTTTTTTCGTTAAATGTCGCCAAACCCATCATTTCAAGATGAATTAGCTGATATTCATCTTCCCAGTCGGTGATTTCACCTTCATGGTAGTAGAAGCCTTTTTGATCATTATTGAAATCAGCAAGTGGCTGTCCATCATCAAGCACAACTCCCTTACTTCCGTTAATCTCAGGAGAGCTGTGATTGCATACAATATCCAAGACAATCTTAATATCCGCCGCATGGCATGCATCCACCAGTTTTTTTAGAGTAGGAGACTCTGAAATACTGGTTGACTCACCAACTTTTACAAATCGAGGATTAAGTCGCTTGAAATCGCGGGTCCAATAACCATGCATCGGCGCACGGCTGAACTGCAGATCGCTGACTTGCTCGAACAACGGAGACAGCCAAAGCGCTGTTACCCCGAGATCTTTAAGGTAATCAATCTTGTTGATAATTCCCTGCAGATTTCCACCCCAGTACTTGCCCCAATCTTGCCTTGTTTGATCGAAGAGACCTTTGGCATCTTCTTTTTCCGAACCTTCCTGATCACCAGCAACATCGTGACCATCATGAAAACGGTCTACAATCAGGAAATAAATTACCTCAGACCGGAAGTCAACCGGGGAATCAAATAAATGGTGCTTGAGATCAGCGACGACTGAGGCAGAAAGGTCGGACACAGGACTTGAGCCACTTCTGACATGGTGATCAGAAAACGAGGACCTGGCTGTGGTGAGGCGAACTTTGACCAAATCAATACAAGGCAGAAGCAACG is a window of Synechococcus sp. A15-24 DNA encoding:
- the aroB gene encoding 3-dehydroquinate synthase is translated as MVSSPTLRRIAVALERNPYEVVIGAGGLSRLGDELLNAGIQPGRRILVVSNPDVAAPYGEGCLQSLRLQGFHADLLVIDAGEDRKTPATVAAIHDAAFEQRLERSSLMLALGGGVVGDMTGFAAATWLRGIRVIQVPTTLLAMVDAAIGGKTGVNHPGGKNLIGAFHQPSLVLIDPETLNTLPEREFRAGMAEVIKYGILGDPELFQWLEERPEPNSAAGLGNSRLENILERSAAAKARVVAADEREGGLRAVLNYGHTFGHVVETLCGYGTWLHGEAVAIGMVAVGQLAVNRGSWTAEDAGRQTQLIQRCGLPTAWPDLDPDAVLRTLQGDKKVKDGRLRFVLPTAIGRVEIRDDISRDEILHCLDQLRG
- a CDS encoding SAM-dependent methyltransferase — translated: MATLLHQSGGTVPFRQFMDWALHHPEHGYYGSGRVRIGPQGDFATSPSLGPDFANLLGRQLIDLLRSLCDQASTLSLVEVGPGEGDLAADLLTVLSRQDPDLIERCELVLVERSPSLRQRQQQRLQGISGCPVRWCGIEKLQSSPVQGVVLAHELLDAFPVDRLVLHQGELALQGVRLEQNDQLTSTPLALPDTLQEQLQTSGLELPPPGSEDGWTTEWHSSLWPWFGTLASAVSDGALLVIDYAHEASRYYTARRSEGTLMAYRDGMAGMNPLAHAGEQDLTAHLCIETVTQAAAHHGWQLRDQRRQGEALLALGLANDLHALQQLPASELAEAFRRREALLRLVDPAALGDFRLLLFSRGAGADRFSLATDPDNAGSRPG
- a CDS encoding TPM domain-containing protein, which produces MGTHRIAGLWAVLLTTLITLTGALPAHAYDNPELLPDHPTPVIDLAKAFTDPQRSSLEKRLNDVEASTGWKLRVLTQYERTPGRAVKEFWGLDESSLLLVADPRGGNLLNFNVGDAFFALMPRTYWVELQTRFGNQYYVKEHGEDGAIVDALNAVEVCLERGGCQVVPGLPLEQWLWTLTTSAVGGLIAGFAAYPRKEGETVAWAWLLLLSPLWVMLFGVFGIAPVITRTSDILPIVRNGVGFLAGAVVAYLIAQATVGRRLNQEPES
- a CDS encoding glycoside hydrolase family 104 protein gives rise to the protein MAIHALIGRKSLVAAVIAGSLPLLVSPAPTAATLLPSDSRAQLLSEPDAVPSRAIPYVITPERRAMLNTIRFAEGTWKGGLDVGYRVMFGGGLMPSLDRHPNRVIYRSRYASAAAGAYQFMPFTWNLVKRSIGVRGFGPEAQDQGALFLIQRRKALGLTDAGALTPILTAKLAPEWASFPTLAGRSFYGQPVKKYSRLRSFYDVNLQELRRIRDEKRQQLALNVAPPPAICTGSRIACATQL
- a CDS encoding TIGR04168 family protein, which gives rise to MTHLRLAIAGDLHGAWGAEDEHLLNQLRPDAVLFVGDLSDGDLRLTRRIRSLPHPKAVILGNHDRGRDRSGGVLRQQLTLLDGIHCAWQRLRLDPLPLSIVGGRPCSSGGGFQLSKAVEAIYGPVSLEESAQRIATAAAEVPADQPLVVMAHCGPTGLGSDPASPCGRDWKTPALDWGDQDLALAIDRIARHRIPDLVVFGHMHHQLKRGSGLRQSLVRDRRGTAYLNAACVPRRGRDTGNKLLLHLSWAEFEGPALTHLSHRWYQPDGQLMHEELLPQQEPLVC
- the nadA gene encoding quinolinate synthase NadA, whose product is MSADTALVAAINRLRQERNAVILAHYYQEPEIQDIADFIGDSLELSRKAASTDADVIAFCGVHFMAETAKILSPQKTVVLPDLDAGCSLADDCPADDFAAFRQKHPDHYVVSYINCTAAVKAQSDLICTSSNAVDLVRQLPAERPVLFAPDQNLGRWVQQQSGRELTLWPGRCIVHETFSEEAVLQLKLEHPDAEVIAHPECQENLLDLADFIGSTSKLLNHTHSSAAATFIVLTEPGILHQMKRRVPTKTLIDVPGLDGCSCNACPYMRLNTLQKLHDCLETLEPAVELNEELRQQALRPIERMLELSR
- a CDS encoding ligase-associated DNA damage response exonuclease, with protein sequence MIERTHEGLYCRAADAWVDPWRPVPRALITHAHADHARPGCGEYWAVASSEGVLRQRLGQDITLQPVQYGEEHWLGQCRVSFHSAGHVLGSAQIRLEVDGEVWVVSGDYKRDADPSCVPFEPVPCDVLITEATFGLPIYRWQTGTEIAEEIRAWWQGDRQRPSLLFCYAFGKAQRLMAELNAIGVNDEVLLHGAVETVTRHYRAAAVPMTPSRPVSDLPRSDSLAGRLVLAPPSAHRSSWMRRFRSPQTGFASGWMAVRGARRRRGYERGFVLSDHADWPGLIQTVRQSGARKVYVTHGQSDVLARYLREIEGIEAEPLETLFEGEAD
- a CDS encoding GAF domain-containing protein, translated to MGAAPKPINEVERLRALSEYRILGTKPEESYDNITSMAAMICHAPIALISLVDQSRQWFKSRVGCDQQQTERDISFCAHTILNPQPLIVEDALFDQRFQDNPLVREDPNIRLYAGFPLNTPNDQRIGTLCVIDRMPKSLTSVQIQVMQRLADQVVTLLELRRRSLDLLEEFCKLQDSKGLICSCSYCRKIRDGSGGWQPFEDYMMRHSTLNFSHGICQGCMSEHFPEVSRAGC